One stretch of Roseimicrobium sp. ORNL1 DNA includes these proteins:
- a CDS encoding RidA family protein, whose amino-acid sequence MSAESRILELNLELPAAPVPVAVYKPIVIVGNLAYMSGHGPLRSDGTLITGQVGMDLTLAQGKEAARQVGLAMLATLKKQFGTLDAVKRVVKLLGMVNSAPDFYDHPKVINGCSELFSEVWGKDRGIGARSAVGMGPLPGNIAVEIEGIFELDLPKVEMLE is encoded by the coding sequence ATGTCCGCCGAATCCCGCATCCTTGAACTGAATCTGGAACTGCCCGCAGCACCCGTACCGGTCGCCGTCTACAAGCCCATCGTCATCGTGGGAAATCTGGCCTACATGTCCGGCCACGGCCCCTTGCGCTCGGACGGCACGCTCATCACCGGACAGGTGGGCATGGATCTGACGCTGGCCCAGGGCAAGGAAGCGGCGCGTCAGGTGGGTCTGGCGATGCTGGCCACGCTGAAGAAACAGTTCGGCACGCTGGATGCCGTGAAGCGTGTGGTGAAGCTCCTTGGCATGGTAAACTCGGCACCAGACTTCTACGATCACCCCAAGGTCATCAACGGCTGCAGTGAGCTTTTCTCGGAAGTGTGGGGCAAGGACCGCGGTATCGGAGCGCGGAGTGCCGTGGGCATGGGCCCGCTGCCAGGAAACATCGCGGTGGAGATTGAAGGCATCTTCGAACTCGACCTCCCGAAGGTGGAAATGCTGGAGTAG
- a CDS encoding C39 family peptidase, whose product MLRHLLPLLLVCGVVQLAAPALSAQSESGKVQVNLDPLLTFPGLWDKTQETVGTAFVDAGVKQSPEFYWIGRTKGAKDVAVFDAKPYADSGAHLSLFAGKVPVDYAGVYFTGGKVNQLIVQVTQETPDFEKLLASVQSALDTLFAATPTAQAQLRGFEGEKGMRTMVWRNANAMGVLSVSKNKKLMRISFAPASADPILVAGYPVQKLMTEDPKFFLNLDSLLALPALWSLTPERVEKLFATPGGDESPYYQWLTSDKTGVRFSRHPFSNVEVDLSLFDGAVPVEEAVVEFTKGKASRVSVSLYNRGDSGSVQAEEFKRRYQTAGVSMGKILGVRPTERRPSAQSAVKIGGWAWNAPSALAALEYNAGALEGGQPEFLRLRLAAPGEREAFASETGQSMRRTALGKAELPRFVKREKNGDVFIGEVPMVDQGAKGYCVVASCQRLFSYLRIPCDQHEIAQIAGSDAGSGTNSMDMEDALRKIDSRFKVNFKALGYRLSRGGYGVPYGNRMTEVPFAKFEKQIEDYTSKGIPMLWALELGRYPEEPANAAQAGGGHMRLIIGYNQAKQQVIFTDSWGAGHELKRMSLSDAFNATLAMYVIEPKEH is encoded by the coding sequence ATGCTCCGCCATCTGCTTCCCCTCCTGCTGGTCTGTGGCGTCGTGCAACTTGCCGCGCCTGCATTGTCCGCCCAATCGGAAAGCGGCAAGGTGCAGGTTAATCTTGATCCGCTGCTAACCTTTCCTGGTCTCTGGGACAAGACCCAGGAGACGGTCGGCACGGCTTTTGTGGATGCCGGGGTGAAGCAAAGTCCGGAGTTCTACTGGATTGGGCGTACCAAGGGGGCGAAGGACGTGGCGGTCTTTGACGCGAAGCCCTATGCCGATTCTGGCGCACATCTCAGCCTCTTCGCAGGCAAGGTACCGGTGGACTATGCAGGGGTGTATTTTACCGGCGGCAAGGTGAATCAACTGATCGTTCAGGTGACGCAGGAGACGCCGGATTTCGAGAAATTGCTGGCTTCGGTGCAGAGTGCTCTGGACACGTTGTTCGCTGCCACGCCTACCGCGCAAGCGCAACTCCGCGGATTCGAAGGTGAGAAAGGCATGCGCACCATGGTCTGGCGAAACGCCAACGCCATGGGCGTGCTCAGCGTGAGCAAGAACAAGAAGCTGATGCGCATTTCCTTTGCACCAGCCTCAGCTGATCCGATTCTGGTGGCTGGTTATCCCGTGCAGAAACTCATGACTGAGGATCCGAAGTTCTTTCTGAACCTCGATTCCCTCCTGGCATTGCCTGCGCTTTGGTCCCTCACCCCGGAGAGGGTGGAGAAGTTGTTTGCCACGCCGGGCGGAGACGAGTCTCCGTACTACCAGTGGCTTACGAGCGACAAGACGGGCGTGCGTTTCTCACGACATCCCTTCAGCAATGTCGAGGTGGACCTCAGTCTCTTCGATGGCGCGGTCCCGGTGGAGGAGGCGGTGGTTGAGTTCACCAAAGGGAAGGCTTCGCGTGTGTCTGTGTCTCTCTACAATCGCGGTGACAGCGGATCGGTGCAGGCGGAGGAATTCAAGCGGCGCTACCAGACGGCCGGCGTCTCCATGGGGAAGATTCTTGGAGTGCGTCCCACCGAGCGGCGTCCCAGCGCGCAATCTGCAGTGAAGATTGGCGGCTGGGCGTGGAACGCGCCGTCCGCACTGGCCGCGCTCGAGTACAATGCGGGCGCGCTGGAGGGTGGCCAGCCCGAGTTTCTCCGCCTCCGCCTCGCGGCACCGGGAGAGCGTGAGGCCTTTGCCAGCGAAACGGGACAGAGCATGCGCCGCACCGCGCTGGGAAAGGCCGAGCTCCCCCGATTCGTGAAGCGTGAGAAAAACGGTGACGTGTTCATTGGCGAGGTGCCGATGGTCGATCAGGGGGCCAAGGGATATTGCGTCGTGGCTTCTTGTCAGCGGTTGTTTAGCTATCTGCGCATCCCCTGTGACCAGCACGAGATTGCGCAAATCGCCGGCTCGGATGCGGGCAGTGGAACGAACTCCATGGACATGGAAGACGCCCTCCGGAAGATCGACAGTCGCTTCAAGGTGAACTTCAAGGCACTGGGCTACCGCCTGAGCCGGGGTGGCTATGGCGTTCCGTATGGCAATCGCATGACGGAGGTCCCCTTTGCCAAGTTCGAAAAGCAGATCGAGGACTACACCTCGAAAGGCATTCCCATGCTCTGGGCGCTTGAATTGGGGCGGTACCCCGAGGAACCAGCCAATGCCGCTCAGGCCGGTGGGGGACACATGCGGCTCATCATTGGGTACAACCAGGCGAAGCAGCAGGTAATTTTCACCGATTCCTGGGGAGCCGGCCATGAGTTGAAACGCATGAGCCTTTCGGATGCGTTCAATGCCACCCTGGCCATGTACGTCATTGAGCCGAAGGAGCATTGA
- a CDS encoding GxxExxY protein — translation MKPEDFDIPECRVPFAQEGYDLMGGAFEVHREVGGGLLEDIYQECLENELERRSIPFVAKQEIAVFYKGRELRKRYVPDLYVYNTIVVELKSLSALASDHQGQLMNYMRLSRKPVGYLINFGPAKEVEWRRLVLSEFVDLSKRKPIQPRQERRRA, via the coding sequence ATGAAACCGGAAGATTTCGACATTCCAGAGTGCAGAGTGCCATTTGCCCAGGAAGGGTATGATCTCATGGGGGGGGCATTTGAGGTGCATCGTGAAGTCGGAGGCGGGCTGCTGGAAGATATTTACCAAGAATGCCTGGAGAATGAATTGGAGCGCAGGAGCATCCCCTTCGTGGCCAAACAGGAGATCGCGGTCTTCTATAAGGGAAGGGAATTGCGGAAACGCTACGTCCCCGATTTGTATGTGTACAACACCATTGTAGTGGAACTGAAATCCCTCAGTGCCTTGGCTTCGGACCATCAGGGGCAATTGATGAATTACATGCGACTTTCACGAAAGCCTGTGGGATATCTCATCAACTTTGGGCCAGCCAAGGAAGTTGAATGGCGCCGCCTTGTGCTCTCGGAATTCGTAGATCTTTCCAAGAGGAAGCCGATCCAGCCAAGGCAAGAGAGGAGAAGAGCCTGA
- a CDS encoding DUF1501 domain-containing protein, with protein sequence MFSRRQLLQRAGLGFGSLALADMVSAAPSAEAPTSASLGGLPGLPHFAPKAKRVIFLFMSGGPSHLESFDYKPYLNEKQGVEFPESLRKGKMLPGMAGSQSYFPLVGSPYKYAQHGKSGAWVSSVFPETAKVVDDLCFVKSMFSEAVNHDPALTFLQTGSPLPGRPSIGAWVSYGLGTDNRDLPSFIVLISKRGVDQPLSARLWDSGFLPTQYQGVQFRAAKDPVLYLSEPAGVARQDTRNMLDALNKLHAHEHAIRQDAAINSRIEQYEMAFRMQASVPEVTDISGEPEHIYEMYGKDAKKPGSFAANCILARRLAEKNVKFIQLYHPGWDHHGGLPRDFAMGASEIDQPCAALIKDLKQRDMLKDTLVIWGGEFGRTSYSQGSITKGDIPSFGRDHHRGCFTFWMAGGGIKGGMTYGETDELGYTIARDPVHVNDFHATLLHLLGVNHERLTFRFQGRDFRLTDVAGNVVKPLLA encoded by the coding sequence ATGTTCTCCCGTCGTCAGCTTCTTCAGCGTGCCGGTCTTGGTTTCGGCAGCCTCGCCCTCGCGGACATGGTGTCCGCGGCGCCGAGTGCTGAAGCACCAACGTCTGCATCATTGGGTGGATTGCCGGGCTTGCCGCATTTCGCGCCGAAGGCGAAGCGGGTGATCTTCCTCTTCATGAGCGGTGGGCCCTCGCATCTGGAGAGCTTCGACTACAAGCCCTATCTGAATGAGAAGCAGGGCGTGGAGTTTCCCGAGTCCCTGCGCAAGGGCAAGATGCTGCCGGGGATGGCTGGCTCGCAGAGTTACTTCCCGCTCGTCGGCAGCCCGTACAAGTATGCCCAGCATGGGAAGAGTGGTGCCTGGGTGAGCTCCGTCTTCCCCGAAACGGCGAAGGTGGTGGACGATCTTTGTTTCGTGAAGAGCATGTTCTCGGAGGCGGTGAATCACGACCCTGCCCTGACATTTCTGCAGACAGGTTCTCCCCTCCCTGGTCGCCCGAGCATCGGTGCGTGGGTGAGCTATGGCCTCGGCACGGATAATCGCGACCTGCCGAGCTTCATCGTGCTCATCAGCAAGCGTGGCGTGGACCAGCCGCTGAGTGCCCGGCTTTGGGACAGCGGATTTCTTCCCACGCAGTATCAGGGCGTGCAGTTCCGCGCGGCGAAGGATCCGGTGCTGTATCTCAGCGAACCCGCAGGGGTCGCACGCCAGGACACGCGCAATATGCTCGATGCCCTGAACAAGTTGCACGCGCATGAGCATGCCATCAGGCAGGATGCAGCCATCAACTCGCGCATCGAGCAATATGAAATGGCCTTCCGCATGCAGGCCAGTGTGCCGGAAGTCACGGACATCAGCGGTGAGCCCGAGCACATCTACGAGATGTATGGCAAGGATGCGAAGAAGCCCGGCAGCTTCGCGGCAAATTGCATTCTGGCGCGTCGCCTTGCGGAGAAGAACGTCAAGTTCATCCAGCTCTACCACCCGGGCTGGGATCACCATGGCGGTCTGCCTCGTGACTTCGCGATGGGCGCCTCGGAGATTGACCAACCGTGTGCCGCGCTCATCAAGGACCTCAAGCAGCGCGACATGCTCAAGGATACCCTGGTGATTTGGGGTGGAGAGTTTGGTCGCACGAGCTATTCGCAGGGCAGCATTACCAAGGGAGACATCCCCAGCTTTGGTCGCGACCACCACCGTGGTTGCTTCACCTTCTGGATGGCCGGCGGCGGCATCAAGGGCGGCATGACCTATGGTGAGACGGATGAACTCGGCTACACCATCGCCCGTGACCCTGTGCATGTGAATGACTTCCACGCCACCCTGCTGCACCTGCTGGGGGTGAATCACGAACGCCTCACCTTCCGTTTCCAAGGCCGCGACTTCCGCCTGACAGACGTGGCAGGGAATGTGGTGAAACCGCTCCTGGCGTAG
- a CDS encoding DUF1553 domain-containing protein: protein MRKLLLGFTVLSSAVSACAGDGTPVSYNFEVKPILAEHCLKCHGQDVKQRKADLRLDDRDNVLAAKSIVPGKPDESELFKRLITHDTDEIMPPPKEQRPLTPEQIGTIRRWIEQGAPYEKHWAFIPPQKPAVPELRSYESRVKAPVDAFVLARLEKEGITPAADISRSDWLRRVTFDLTGLPPTLTELDAFLADSSPEAFEKVTDRLLSSEAYGEHMAVAWLDVARYADTYGRHEDHDCLTWPYRDWVVRAFNTNVPYDKFVLWQTAGDMMPGATQDMYLATAFNRLPQQSNEAGSDEEEFRQDIIADRVRTNGITFMGLSLECARCHDHKYDPISTKDYYSIAAFLNNIDECGLYTVYTDSIPAPTMFVYKDKGEEKRHAEVRFEIAAQEIARANLLPAARERFMQWIRSSDAEVSAAKPLVRLEFEEMSEDKKFANLAQPQYPATVRLKSKMMPGRNGNGLHFRGDNHVSIPGAGDWTRTQAFSTSFWIQPMKETARAVVMHHSRAGLDAGSRGYEVLIEDGKPSFALCHFWPGNAIRIRAKQKLPLNQLTHITATYDGSSKAKGMRMYINGVAADCDIVRDNLYKDITYAQIYIDKDKVEDSMLGLAGRKNDNFLTDAIVDDFRLYGCELSPVEARLIAGTGGPVARQEWFEWYLREKDSEWKQQTEKLQKLRDEENALSMKMQEIMVMREVPEAKRRETHILERGRFDSPTEKVGPDTPASVFAFPPEFPRNRLGYAQWLVDRRNPLTARVFVNRMWQQFFGRGISGTSEDFGIQGELPANPALLDWLAVSFMDNGWDVKALARMLVLSGTYRQSSTPADPALLTRDPDNKLLARGPRVRLTAEELRDNALAVAGLLDKRIGGEPVKPYQPAGLWEDSGTQHDYVQSTGKDLFRRSVYTFWRRTLPPPSMSVFDAPTREFCKARREKSATPLQALVLFNDPQFLEAARVLAEKLVREHPSDDCARAKSAFRILTAKELDPGACDILVGLIKQARENFAAKPEEADALRRKNGEAAVDDKLNAVEVAATTMLTRALLAYDECVMKP from the coding sequence ATGCGAAAACTCCTCCTCGGATTCACCGTGCTGAGCTCTGCGGTGAGTGCGTGTGCGGGAGATGGCACACCCGTCAGTTACAACTTTGAGGTAAAGCCTATCCTAGCGGAGCATTGCCTGAAGTGTCACGGGCAGGATGTGAAGCAGCGCAAGGCGGACCTGCGCCTGGATGACCGGGACAATGTTCTTGCCGCGAAGTCCATCGTGCCGGGCAAGCCGGACGAGAGTGAACTCTTCAAGCGCCTGATCACCCATGACACGGACGAGATCATGCCCCCGCCGAAGGAGCAGCGTCCGCTGACTCCGGAGCAGATTGGCACCATCCGCCGCTGGATTGAGCAGGGCGCCCCTTACGAGAAGCACTGGGCCTTCATCCCGCCGCAGAAGCCCGCCGTGCCCGAGCTCCGGAGCTACGAGTCCCGCGTGAAAGCTCCTGTAGATGCCTTTGTGCTGGCCAGGCTGGAGAAGGAAGGCATCACCCCCGCGGCAGACATCTCTCGCTCTGACTGGCTTCGTCGTGTGACCTTTGACCTCACCGGCCTGCCTCCCACACTCACGGAGCTGGATGCATTTCTGGCGGATTCGTCGCCGGAGGCGTTTGAGAAAGTGACGGATCGTCTGCTCTCCAGCGAAGCTTATGGTGAGCACATGGCCGTCGCCTGGTTGGATGTGGCTCGTTACGCGGACACGTACGGCCGGCATGAAGACCACGACTGTCTCACCTGGCCTTATCGCGACTGGGTGGTGCGCGCCTTCAACACGAACGTGCCGTATGACAAGTTCGTCCTATGGCAGACCGCCGGCGACATGATGCCCGGCGCCACACAGGACATGTATCTCGCCACGGCCTTCAACCGCCTTCCGCAGCAGAGCAATGAAGCAGGCAGTGATGAGGAGGAATTCCGCCAGGACATCATTGCGGATCGTGTGCGTACCAATGGCATCACCTTCATGGGACTCTCCCTGGAGTGCGCCCGCTGCCACGACCACAAGTATGACCCCATCTCCACGAAGGACTACTACAGCATCGCTGCCTTCCTGAACAACATCGACGAGTGCGGCCTCTACACGGTGTACACGGACTCCATCCCGGCGCCGACCATGTTCGTGTACAAGGACAAAGGTGAAGAAAAGCGGCATGCCGAAGTGCGTTTTGAGATCGCCGCCCAGGAAATCGCGAGGGCGAATCTCCTTCCGGCAGCACGCGAACGCTTCATGCAGTGGATTCGCTCCAGTGATGCCGAGGTGTCTGCTGCCAAGCCGCTGGTGAGACTCGAGTTCGAAGAGATGTCGGAGGACAAGAAGTTCGCCAATCTCGCCCAGCCCCAGTACCCCGCCACGGTGCGCCTGAAGTCCAAGATGATGCCGGGACGCAATGGCAATGGCCTGCACTTCCGTGGGGACAATCACGTGTCCATCCCGGGAGCTGGGGACTGGACGCGTACGCAAGCTTTCAGCACGTCCTTCTGGATTCAGCCCATGAAGGAAACAGCGCGTGCCGTGGTCATGCACCATTCGCGAGCGGGTCTCGATGCGGGTTCGCGTGGTTATGAAGTGCTGATTGAAGATGGGAAGCCCTCTTTCGCCCTCTGCCACTTCTGGCCAGGCAATGCCATCCGCATCCGCGCGAAGCAGAAGCTGCCGCTCAATCAGCTCACCCACATCACCGCGACCTACGACGGCTCCAGCAAGGCGAAGGGCATGCGGATGTACATCAATGGTGTCGCTGCGGATTGCGACATCGTGCGGGACAATCTCTACAAGGACATCACCTACGCCCAGATCTACATCGACAAGGACAAGGTGGAGGACTCCATGCTCGGTCTGGCAGGGCGCAAGAATGACAATTTCCTCACCGACGCCATCGTCGATGACTTCCGTCTGTACGGTTGCGAGCTCTCTCCTGTAGAAGCTCGCCTGATCGCGGGCACCGGTGGTCCGGTGGCACGCCAGGAGTGGTTCGAGTGGTACCTGCGTGAGAAGGATTCAGAGTGGAAACAGCAGACGGAAAAGCTCCAGAAGCTGCGCGACGAGGAGAATGCACTCTCCATGAAGATGCAGGAGATCATGGTCATGCGTGAAGTGCCTGAGGCGAAGCGTCGTGAGACACACATCCTGGAGCGCGGACGCTTTGATTCACCCACGGAGAAGGTCGGTCCGGACACGCCGGCCAGTGTCTTCGCCTTCCCGCCGGAGTTTCCGCGCAACCGCCTCGGCTATGCGCAGTGGCTGGTGGATCGTCGCAATCCCCTGACCGCTCGTGTGTTTGTGAATCGCATGTGGCAGCAGTTCTTTGGTCGCGGCATTTCGGGCACGAGCGAGGATTTCGGCATTCAGGGCGAATTGCCCGCCAATCCTGCATTGCTCGATTGGCTGGCCGTTTCGTTCATGGACAATGGGTGGGACGTGAAGGCCCTGGCCCGTATGCTGGTCCTCAGCGGCACGTACCGGCAGTCCAGCACTCCGGCAGATCCCGCGCTGCTCACGCGGGATCCCGACAACAAGCTTCTGGCCCGTGGCCCGCGTGTGCGTCTCACGGCCGAGGAACTGCGCGATAATGCACTGGCGGTTGCCGGATTGCTTGACAAGCGCATCGGTGGTGAGCCGGTGAAGCCCTACCAGCCGGCAGGATTGTGGGAGGACTCAGGCACCCAGCACGACTACGTTCAGAGCACGGGCAAGGACCTCTTCCGCCGCAGTGTGTACACCTTCTGGAGACGCACGCTGCCTCCGCCTTCGATGTCGGTATTTGATGCGCCCACACGTGAGTTTTGCAAGGCACGACGCGAGAAGAGCGCCACGCCCCTGCAGGCACTCGTGCTCTTCAATGATCCGCAATTCCTCGAAGCGGCTCGTGTGCTCGCCGAGAAGCTGGTGCGGGAGCATCCCAGCGATGACTGTGCCCGTGCGAAGTCTGCGTTCCGCATCCTCACAGCCAAGGAGCTGGACCCTGGCGCTTGCGACATTCTTGTGGGACTCATCAAGCAGGCTCGCGAGAATTTTGCGGCCAAGCCCGAGGAAGCCGATGCCCTTCGGCGCAAGAATGGTGAAGCTGCTGTCGACGACAAACTGAATGCCGTGGAAGTCGCCGCCACCACCATGCTCACCCGTGCCCTGCTGGCCTACGATGAGTGTGTGATGAAGCCCTAA
- a CDS encoding glycosyltransferase family 39 protein — translation MPRFRSLLTPLNFGRLILLGVLLVSTEQLDEMRPPWKSAWARHIAEGKEPTFGEHLSTGLWYGAAARVGICGALLAVSFLWGVGLKRSYPSPTPLSLARPDDAAVSPRTFALVLGVIVAGSLVLRLPRMTHSFWGDEADAMATYVHGNFRPAEKNEPEGRLYFEQPTWGQSFFSARHGANNHVLFTLASRTCLNGWRLVTGQPQTAFVEWAARLPSLIAGLGSLVTLALLLRRWGLPTVGLLAAAVMSIHPWHVRYTAEARGYALMLLLMPILLIVLTNALEKNLWRDWLLFALGEFLLMYSWAGIMYGLAALNVAAAVLMLLRKDRLPLLVRWTTANMLAAVVFVSLYLPHLPQIESARKRLLWIKGLPMDKVWFHNLITQPFTGISYHEMNAGNPSEMSWERLFRESPAITSTGFAIILLAFAVGFVALWRRNRSVAWLVSAILGASVVCTLHFKFILKDELRAWYLIFTLPFISLCVALGLYEITSLIKKCAAQGPSPLMARTGAVIVCLLLIGASTWPMNASLITQPEEDYKGVVAASLSRHESFAPDTASKVHVVWLWRFSALYDPRGESRARNLPDLKVYMEKALQSGRELYVVVGFRELAKLKSADILAVLEDPAQYESVVSFPSRESLHTLDVYRMKRSGASALTTNKH, via the coding sequence ATGCCCCGCTTCCGCTCTTTGCTTACACCCCTCAATTTTGGACGTCTGATTCTCCTGGGAGTGCTGCTAGTTTCTACGGAACAACTCGACGAAATGCGCCCGCCGTGGAAGTCCGCCTGGGCCCGTCACATCGCCGAAGGCAAGGAACCGACCTTCGGTGAACACCTTTCCACCGGGCTCTGGTATGGCGCGGCGGCCCGGGTGGGTATCTGTGGCGCCTTGCTGGCGGTATCGTTCCTGTGGGGTGTCGGCCTGAAAAGGAGCTATCCCTCCCCCACACCTCTTTCCCTTGCCCGGCCAGATGATGCAGCGGTGTCCCCCCGTACTTTCGCCTTGGTACTGGGGGTGATTGTGGCGGGATCTCTGGTGCTTCGGCTGCCAAGGATGACCCACTCCTTCTGGGGAGACGAGGCAGACGCCATGGCCACCTATGTCCACGGCAACTTCCGGCCTGCGGAAAAGAACGAGCCGGAGGGCCGCTTGTACTTCGAGCAACCCACCTGGGGTCAGAGCTTCTTCAGCGCACGCCATGGGGCGAACAACCACGTGCTCTTCACTCTTGCCAGCCGCACGTGTCTGAACGGCTGGCGTCTGGTGACCGGACAGCCCCAGACAGCATTTGTGGAATGGGCAGCTCGCCTTCCCTCTCTCATCGCCGGCTTGGGCAGCCTGGTCACGCTGGCCCTGTTGCTGAGACGATGGGGACTCCCCACCGTGGGCCTGCTGGCGGCCGCGGTGATGTCCATCCATCCGTGGCATGTGCGGTACACGGCGGAAGCGCGAGGGTACGCGCTCATGCTGCTTCTCATGCCCATACTTTTGATCGTGCTCACGAATGCGCTTGAGAAGAACCTCTGGCGTGACTGGTTGCTCTTCGCCCTGGGCGAGTTTCTCCTGATGTACTCCTGGGCTGGCATCATGTACGGTCTGGCCGCGCTCAATGTCGCTGCTGCGGTGCTGATGCTGCTGCGAAAAGATCGCCTGCCGCTGCTGGTGCGCTGGACTACCGCCAACATGCTGGCCGCGGTGGTCTTCGTGTCGCTCTATCTGCCGCACCTGCCACAGATAGAAAGCGCAAGAAAACGACTGCTGTGGATCAAAGGCCTGCCCATGGACAAGGTCTGGTTCCACAACCTGATCACGCAACCCTTCACGGGCATCTCGTATCACGAGATGAATGCCGGCAATCCATCCGAAATGAGTTGGGAGCGACTGTTCCGTGAGTCTCCTGCCATCACCTCGACCGGGTTCGCCATCATTCTGCTGGCGTTTGCCGTGGGATTCGTAGCCCTGTGGCGGCGCAACCGGTCAGTGGCATGGCTGGTGTCTGCCATCCTCGGAGCTAGCGTGGTCTGCACCCTGCACTTCAAATTCATCCTCAAGGATGAGCTTCGGGCCTGGTATCTCATTTTTACCCTGCCCTTCATCTCCTTGTGCGTGGCTCTCGGACTGTACGAAATCACCTCCCTGATAAAGAAGTGCGCCGCCCAAGGACCGTCTCCACTTATGGCCCGAACAGGTGCTGTGATCGTTTGCCTGCTTCTCATCGGAGCCTCCACCTGGCCCATGAATGCCAGCCTGATCACCCAACCCGAAGAAGACTACAAGGGAGTTGTAGCTGCCAGCCTCTCCCGTCATGAGAGCTTCGCTCCAGACACGGCATCAAAGGTCCACGTGGTCTGGCTGTGGCGCTTCTCCGCGCTGTACGATCCCCGGGGTGAAAGCCGTGCGAGAAACCTGCCAGATCTAAAGGTCTACATGGAGAAGGCACTTCAGTCGGGACGTGAGTTGTACGTCGTCGTGGGCTTCCGTGAACTGGCGAAACTGAAAAGCGCGGACATCCTCGCCGTGCTTGAGGATCCCGCGCAGTATGAGAGCGTGGTTTCCTTTCCCTCACGCGAGTCGCTGCACACGCTGGATGTGTACCGGATGAAGCGGAGTGGAGCTTCGGCTCTAACCACTAATAAACACTAA